The following are encoded together in the Diabrotica undecimpunctata isolate CICGRU chromosome 7, icDiaUnde3, whole genome shotgun sequence genome:
- the LOC140446089 gene encoding uncharacterized protein — protein sequence MSRKYRIEEEKAKQLQEEILEDEDKLKQQKEKLFGPLVWCKLSSGIKIIDLQPINYDQAANIILDYFVNEDVIFRNATRFSDDLDSVASFRDKLIVSMMDRSSIIAVTEDDEIAGILILKAVKKSDFGRVFSRVTITQGKPYTSITKFMNKINRKVDVYKKFNCDIYLRYYLLCIKPEYRGKGLGFRLMSSGLDVARHLRISVVMGIFDCWKLQQYAGRLGMQRIYEYNYRKYRDQERELVFCDLGAGNFTCSFMAGKIPSQTTPENTKKVEK from the exons ATGAGCAGAAAATATcgtatagaagaagaaaaagctaAGCAACTTCAGGAAGAAATTCTAGAAGATGAAGACAAACTTAAACAACAAAAGGAGAAACTATTTGGTCCCCTTGTATGGTGCAAATTATCTTcaggaattaaaattatagatTTACAGCCTATTAACTACGATCAAGCTGCAAATATTATTCTGGATTATTTTGTGAACGAAGATGTTATTTTCCGAAATGCAACTCGTTTCTCTGATGACTTAGATTCGGTTGCTTCCTTTAGGGATAAGTTAATTGTATCAATGATGGATAGAAGCTCTATTATAGCAGTTACG gaAGATGATGAAATTGCTGGTATTTTGATACTTAAAGCTGTTAAAAAGTCAGATTTTGGAAGAGTTTTTAGCAGAGTGACAATTACTCAGGGCAAACCATATACTAGCATTACAAAATTCATGAATAAAATCAACAGAAAAGTtgatgtttataaaaaatttaattgtgaTATTTATCTAAG atatTATCTACTCTGTATTAAACCTGAATACAGAGGAAAAGGACTTGGTTTTCGATTAATGTCATCTGGATTAGACGTTGCACGACATCTTAGAATATCAGTGGTGATGGGAATTTTTGATTGTTGGAAACTTCAACAGTATGCAGGAAGACTTGGAATGCAAAGAATTTATGAATATAACTACCGAAAATATCGCGACCAAGAACGGGAACTAGTCTTTTGCGATTTGGGTGCAGGAAATTTTACTTGCTCGTTTATGGCGGGGAAAATACCATCTCAAACAACACCAGAGAATActaagaaagtagaaaaatag